One region of Paraburkholderia phymatum STM815 genomic DNA includes:
- a CDS encoding amino acid permease — protein sequence MADSSTHGRVARDGQQSAAPRLGVALRQRHVTMISLGGIIGAGLFVGSSATLSTVGPGACVSYLVAGIVVLLVMRMLGEMALAVPGIGSFTEYARIGLGDWAGFTSGWLYWYFWVIVVAVEAVAGAAILQRWTPVPVWMIGLVLLSVMTLINLMSVKSYGEFEFWFASIKVAAIIVFIVIGAAWVFGLGHTHGAWINLTAAKGFLPFGTMSVFAAVPTVIFAVGGAEIATIAAAESDNPAKSVAAMTRSVILRVITFYVGSMFLIACIVPWTTIVTGHSPFVAALETMRVPGSADIMNAIVLVAVLSALNSGLYVSSRILFRLAGRGDAPRALLRLTPSRVPRLAVLLSSVVGYIAIIAAIVSPQGVFLFLVNASGAVMLFVYLATALAQIRIRRRLAAKGVQPELPMWLFPWLSYAVVAAIVGVLLAMGMDAELRPQLMASIASLAVASAAWLLAARRSGADRGTRTGYLDAADGRGVLSGEL from the coding sequence ATGGCAGACAGCAGCACACACGGTCGCGTAGCACGCGACGGTCAACAGAGCGCGGCGCCCCGTCTCGGCGTGGCGTTGCGTCAGCGGCACGTGACGATGATTTCGCTCGGCGGCATCATCGGCGCGGGTCTTTTCGTGGGCAGCAGCGCGACGCTTAGCACGGTCGGACCGGGTGCGTGCGTGTCGTATCTGGTCGCAGGCATCGTCGTGCTGCTGGTGATGCGCATGCTCGGCGAAATGGCGCTGGCCGTGCCGGGCATCGGCTCGTTCACCGAATACGCGCGCATCGGCCTCGGCGACTGGGCAGGTTTCACGAGCGGCTGGCTTTACTGGTACTTCTGGGTGATCGTGGTCGCCGTGGAAGCGGTGGCGGGCGCCGCCATCCTGCAGCGCTGGACACCGGTGCCCGTGTGGATGATCGGGCTGGTGCTGCTGTCGGTGATGACGTTGATCAATCTGATGTCGGTGAAGTCGTACGGCGAGTTCGAGTTCTGGTTCGCGTCGATCAAGGTCGCGGCCATCATCGTGTTCATCGTGATCGGCGCAGCCTGGGTGTTCGGGCTCGGTCATACGCATGGCGCGTGGATCAATCTGACGGCGGCGAAGGGCTTCTTGCCGTTCGGCACGATGTCGGTGTTCGCGGCCGTGCCGACCGTCATCTTCGCGGTGGGCGGCGCCGAAATCGCCACGATCGCCGCTGCCGAATCGGACAATCCGGCGAAGAGCGTTGCCGCGATGACGCGCTCGGTGATCCTGCGCGTGATCACTTTCTACGTCGGCTCAATGTTCCTGATCGCGTGCATCGTGCCGTGGACGACCATCGTCACGGGGCACTCGCCGTTTGTCGCCGCGCTCGAAACGATGCGCGTGCCGGGTTCCGCCGACATCATGAATGCAATCGTGCTCGTCGCCGTGCTCTCGGCGCTGAACTCCGGGCTGTACGTGTCGTCGCGGATCCTGTTCCGTCTTGCGGGCCGAGGCGATGCGCCGCGCGCGCTGCTGCGCCTCACGCCGTCGCGCGTGCCGCGTCTCGCCGTGCTGCTGAGCAGCGTGGTCGGCTACATCGCGATCATCGCAGCCATCGTGTCGCCGCAGGGCGTGTTCCTGTTCCTCGTGAATGCGTCGGGCGCGGTGATGCTGTTCGTCTACCTCGCGACCGCCCTCGCGCAGATTCGCATTCGCCGGCGACTCGCCGCGAAGGGCGTGCAACCGGAACTGCCGATGTGGCTGTTTCCGTGGCTGTCGTATGCAGTGGTCGCGGCGATTGTTGGCGTGCTGCTTGCGATGGGGATGGACGCCGAACTGCGTCCGCAACTGATGGCGAGCATCGCGAGTCTCGCGGTTGCGTCGGCGGCATGGCTGCTCGCGGCGCGGCGCAGCGGGGCGGATCGAGGCACGCGTACCGGCTATCTCGACGCGGCCGATGGGCGCGGCGTGCTGTCGGGAGAGCTTTGA